Genomic DNA from Immundisolibacter sp.:
CGGGGCCAGCGCCGGCTGCCGAGCACACCGCGGCGAAGGTCGAGGCACCAGCCACCTATACCGCCCTGGAACCGCCCTTCGTGGTGAATTTCGAGGACGAGGGAGCGATCCGCTTCCTGCAGGTCACGATCGAGGTCATGAGCCGTGACCCAAAGGTCGCCGAGGCGGTCAAGCTGCACATGCCGGCCATCCGCGATCAGCTGATCGTGCTGTTCAGCGGTTCCGATTACGCCACGCTCGCCAGCCGCGAAGGCAAGGATCAGCTGCGCCAGCAGGCCCTTGAGACGCTGAAGAAGATCCTCAAGGCCCAGGGTGCGCCGGACGCCATCGAAGGCCTGTATTTCACCAACTTCGTGATGCAGTGACATGGCTCAGGACGAGCTGGTGTCCCAGGCTGAGCTGAGCGCCCTGCTGGACGCCGCGCCGTCTGCGGCGCGGTCCGGCGCACGGGGCGTCGAGCCGTACGACCTGACCTGCCGCGTGCCGGCGCTGGACGGTGCCGATCTGCCGGCGCTGACCCGCATCACCGAGTACTTCTGCGAAGGCATGACCCGCAGCCTGACCCGCTACCTGGGCCGCGACACGCTGGTGACGATGCGCGGCTCGCAGGTTCGCGAGTTTCGGGATTTCGTGCATGCCCTGCCCGAGCGCGCCAGCGTGCGCGGCCTGGACATCGCTCCGCTGGCCGGTTCCGGCGTGCTGGTCCTGGAGCCGGCGCTGCTGTTCACGGTGGTGGAGAGTTTCTTCGGCGGCGGGCGCGCCTCGTCACCGCCCAGCAACCGCGACCTGACCCCGACCGAGCGACGCATGCTCGGCAACCTGCTCGATCTGCTGCTGCCGGAGTTGCAGACCGCCTGGGCGCCGGTGTTGCCGCTGAGCCCCGCCGTGGCCGCGAACGACGTCGACCCGCTGCTGGTGTCGCTGGTCGACCCGGCCGAGATGGTGCTGCTGCAAAGCTACGAAGTGGCGCTGCTGGGCGGCGGCGGTGATTTTCATCTGGCGCTGCCGATGTCGGCCCTGCAGGGCGTGTGGCCGGCACTGCGGGCCGGCGCCCCGGCCGCGGTGCCCGATGACAGCGCCTGGCGCTCCGCCTTGCAGGCGCGCGTTCTCGACAGCAGCCTGTCGCTCACGGCGGTGGTGGCGCGCCGCCAGTCGACCCTGCGCCATGTGCTGGGCTTGCAGGTGGGCGAGCTGCTGACCTTCGAGCGGGCCGACGGGGCGCGGCTGGAAGTGGCCGGCAAGCCCCTGTTCACCGGCGAGTTCGGTGTCTTTAACGGTAACAACGCCGTGTCGGTGACGGGCCCGGTGCGCCGTCCACCCACCGGCCCCG
This window encodes:
- a CDS encoding flagellar basal body-associated FliL family protein; protein product: MATREADLDLGGDAKKKSGSKKSLLMMGGGALALVAVSIGATVFLVGGKSGPAPAAEHTAAKVEAPATYTALEPPFVVNFEDEGAIRFLQVTIEVMSRDPKVAEAVKLHMPAIRDQLIVLFSGSDYATLASREGKDQLRQQALETLKKILKAQGAPDAIEGLYFTNFVMQ
- a CDS encoding FliM/FliN family flagellar motor switch protein, which encodes MSQAELSALLDAAPSAARSGARGVEPYDLTCRVPALDGADLPALTRITEYFCEGMTRSLTRYLGRDTLVTMRGSQVREFRDFVHALPERASVRGLDIAPLAGSGVLVLEPALLFTVVESFFGGGRASSPPSNRDLTPTERRMLGNLLDLLLPELQTAWAPVLPLSPAVAANDVDPLLVSLVDPAEMVLLQSYEVALLGGGGDFHLALPMSALQGVWPALRAGAPAAVPDDSAWRSALQARVLDSSLSLTAVVARRQSTLRHVLGLQVGELLTFERADGARLEVAGKPLFTGEFGVFNGNNAVSVTGPVRRPPTGPADGTQGEPR